DNA from Lineus longissimus chromosome 7, tnLinLong1.2, whole genome shotgun sequence:
GTCGGGGATGCCAACTTGCGTAGTGCTGTAACCTTTCCTTTTCAAAGACTCGTTGATTGCTTGTAGGCAATTGTGTCGTTTTAACCTCTGGAAGAAATTAATCATGAAAATGGTTACCAAATGATAGGGTACTCtagaacttcccttagcggatgcctctctattaatgacaccctctctattcaggacactgcATTTCGTCCCCAATTGGTAacctccattcaatttgacctctgtaatcaggacacctatcacttaaaggacagcatttgtcagtcctggtCAGGAGTAGGAGGCAAGAGTTACACTCATCATCGAGATACAAGACATGCCCCATCGCTACTgttatagtccctttaagtatGCTACTGGTGCAGGCTGTACTTACATCTAGTATCCTATTCCTACAGTCTGACAGTTTAAAGAATGTATCACGATCTACAGTCAGGAGGAGGAGGCAAGAGTTACACTCATCATCTAGATACGAGACATGCCCGTGAAGGTAACCACTGAAGGAAAGATGCATCATTATTAGACATGTAAGCGAGGTTAAGACGATTTTTTTTACGACTCTGGCTCTGCCTGACATCATCAATTTAAACACACTTAAACTTTAAGGTGGGCTTTAGGCTAAGCTGACCTCAAGAGGACGAACATGGCCGAGTCCGGAAAGTGCCAGTGCAACGCATCAGACCAGACACCCGAGCATGTGCTCctgaactgcccactctgggacactgagagactggccacatggccacacagtgcatcaatggagactaagctctggggatcaagggaggaacaagagacaaCAGGTTTATTacagacataggcctggttcttacagtgtgatcctcttgcgatgctccagaactACCCACTCTGGGGcaccgagagactggccacatacATGGCCAcacggtgcatcaatggagactCAGCcatggggatcaagggaggaacaagagatgacaggtttattCGAGACATAGGCCTGTttcttacagtgcgatcctcttgcgatgctccagaactacccactctgggacaccgagagactggccacatacATGGCCAcacggtgcatcaatggagacaaagcACTGGGGACCAAGGGAAGAACAAGAGATGATAGCCAGGTTTATCAGACACATAGGCCTGATTCTGTAGCAAAATCAAACGCTAAGAACAAGATACTGACCTGGTATCAAACTTGGGTAGACATATGGGCGTCCACGACTCTGCCGCCTTGAACGACTCTGATGCATTGACCAGGTTGATAATAAGATGCAGGTCTATTGGATGAAGGAAATACTTCTTCATTCGCACCAGGGTTACCAGTTGATTATTTGCTAGGAGAATGGCAAACACTAAATCCTGAAAGCCAAATGGGAAAGTGAGTTTCAAGCATACACAGGTAATGGAAAAAAATTTGTTGTTCATGACAAAATGGCCAAttgagtcatcatcatcaatagcgGCTTCGTGGCCCTCCTGGGTCTTTGCCAGTCATATAGGATTTGTCTAGAATGGTTCAAGGGGTATGCCCTTCATAATCACTGGTGGTCTAGGAAAATAGAACTgcagctgtacatgtacatattgctgtagtgcagttatgatGAAttcgaatttgctgaaacgCGGTACTAAGAGTATTAGTACATGCTGTATAGTCgtctacacaatggcactgTCGAAGTTTGCATCCAGTGCATTTTTacaatttgaaatattcaaattcaattacaaatttcaaatattcaacgaaCAGCACTGGccattaaagggtaactcgtgtcaaatttcaccatataatgttttagctgttgttgacaaatgactacgtcactttctcataaatcggtaaggttttcgaatcgaaatgcacattttctataaattgatggtttaatcccgcccggacggctcgctgcGATGCCATAATAAATCTACCGGTaatcaaaaatagaaaatttgagctttacatttgtgatcaacaatggacttatttccgcaaagttgtaaatcacatcatagtatcactttaagggtCACTGACTTGGCCACTTGGAGTTCTCTCAAGTTCTCCTAGGATATAGTTTGTTACCAGGGGATTTCTTTTTATTGCTTACCTTAACTTTTGCATGCATTGTTACAGTCTGCGCAATAGTTTCTCGTATAGAGTTTGGCAGTGGCAGACAACGGACAGCACCAAGTAAGAAACTCGGATCGTGATCCATCAAGTTCAACAAATTATCTATGAATTTCTCCGTCCCCGATAAGAGGCGCCGTAAATCGTAATTCCTCCTTGTTTTGAATATCCTAGAGAGTTGACTATATGTTAAGACACTAATTATCTGATTATATACATAAGTTAGTCGCAGCATAATCTGGGTTGTCGATTCTGTTGTTTTCGAGACGCAAACCAGGATTATGTGTTCGCGAACTAGAAAGACGAATTGATGGTCACCTGCGATGATACATCGCATATTGTCTTTGCTATCCTGAATAAACGAAACTAGGGCCTGCATCACTCCCATAATGGTCACAAGTTTGTCTTCCTTGCCATATCTGAAATGAAAGTTTGCACTTTTTAATTTAACTGCGATAGTTCTTGAAGTGAGCCCATTGACTCCTCCATGCTAAACTGCGAGGAATTCCCTGGTGTCCTGTCCGATTTCCATTGACCATTAATCACAAATTGTTCTTACTGAGACAAAATGAAATCACAACCAGATGGCCAGGAAAAGATCTCTTTAAAATGACATTTCTCATGATACCTATTACATTACAAGTTCGGCCCTACTCACCTGGAATATATGGGCTTCCCTGCAT
Protein-coding regions in this window:
- the LOC135490983 gene encoding vacuolar fusion protein MON1 homolog A-like gives rise to the protein MHIFIFSDAGKPIYSRYGKEDKLVTIMGVMQALVSFIQDSKDNMRCIIAGDHQFVFLVREHIILVCVSKTTESTTQIMLRLTYVYNQIISVLTYSQLSRIFKTRRNYDLRRLLSGTEKFIDNLLNLMDHDPSFLLGAVRCLPLPNSIRETIAQTVTMHAKVKDLVFAILLANNQLVTLVRMKKYFLHPIDLHLIINLVNASESFKAAESWTPICLPKFDTSGYLHGHVSYLDDECNSCLLLLTVDRDTFFKLSDCRNRILDRLKRHNCLQAINESLKRKGYSTTQVGIPDLRHFMYKSRSTAQFTSPDFEAPYISDEEQTRLYGLYQYLHHRIHCTARPLKILFHVGEYETLLGWVTSGFELYAIFGPLTTKPVAIASVNRLLKWIKKEEDRLFILNSPTF